The sequence tgcttggcaaaagttttgACACttctatggtcaagttgatgagattaggggatatcaaattgatagtgatctcaccatattAGATcgcaagaactttgatactatacaagattatgtcactaaggcaaaagagttgaggtcAAAACTAAGGGATTGTGGAATTGATAAGaaagatactcaattgatcttcaatttgatgggcaagcttccaaaagaatatgcaacatttatttctagtttctaaacccataggatgacaatgggttcaagctacataatgcctacatttgatgctttcactgaaattttcatgatggaacaaactaagttgataagaatgggcattcttaagacttctaagtctcaagaattagtggcaaataaggggaacaaaggaaatcaaggaaaggataactccaacaagaagaaatggcaatcaaagcctaagtaAAAagaatcaccttctccacaacaaggagattcatcctcttccaagagggacaattcaccaaagatgGAGAGACTTAATTGTACGTACTGTAAAAAAATTTGGTCATGAGAAGCGTtgtttccattctaagaagattgatgagctcacacatatccttaaAAAGCATAGCATTGATTTGCCTAatatctacaagaaggatgattcatcaacttccacttcctccaattcaaaaggaaaagggaaaaaattaatggcttctacaagtgggaagactcacacttttgggacaagaaaaggaaaagctctttttGCTACTACAAGCCATGATTTAGGGTGATGGCTTCTAAATTTAGGGGCTTCTGATCAtttggcatcttcgtagtctatgttctcttcatttgagccttacaCCATGCCACGGATTTTGATGGGCAataatacatacatggatgtgattgggaaaggaactatttccattcgggataactccttcaatgatgtgttgtgtgtaccccatttgacaaacaatattctttccatctatcaaatcacacatggcacaactaagagaattgtggatttCACACCTGAGTCTGTTTTCATTAGAGACTTCAAGACTAGAGCTATCATTCTGACTgcgatggttgatcatgcatcttggttatactccttttcagattttgttgatgatgatgatttcacatatgatgattctacatatgatgatcacacttcttgtgatggtttagcttttgaggagaactttgggtacttgaacttggggattcccacatgtgacctcgttcttgaaccttgtatttcatctcctcctattgatatcacaacacctattgcacctgatgatgtggatagtgtgaTAGTCTTTCCTTCATGcaattcagtgcaacaggatatttcacGTCTTCGAGCTTCAATTTCATGGGacgattacttgatagacattgcaggtttatttatggagtcctacattgcaaatttgggagacatgattgatgatattcatcttctctttgacgaagatgatccttcttcgattgttgcaagggatcaCTTTTACCCTCTTATTTattatctacatgatcattctttcgaagttgatacttatgtacaacagttggaggaggtctctttatgtttagaggagacatgtgagtctttggatcatgttctacattcatctgcACAAGATCTTGGAGTTCCTCTTTTAGTAGTGTGGAGcattttaccacctttggagggggtatctttcagcatcgacatggggacacttgattagtttttagagattccattcatcatgagattttttcatacatcttcccttcatgattggggagacttcatggatagacctttgtttttgtttcttcctaagggggggAATGTTGTTCGAAAtccatggagtagtttcttcatacatcatcgagcttctatcattggtgcagattctagattgagggggggcttcctagcttctcttcttctctcatatggggggggatttttcctcacatggggttttgttcctcacacacttctatgagagttctcttgtatatttttcatctctcttttgggggaggtttttttcccaatttatttgaaaatttttgaaaCTAAGAAAATTATCTAAAAAGTAGCATCAGAATAAGATATTTTGGAGAAGAACCCTAATTTTAGATGAGCCAAAAGGTGAACCTAAAAATAGATAATCACTAAAATTGAGAGAAAGATTAATATAAAGAAGGAACCTAATTAAATAGAAAGGTCTAAAAGAGAAGTCAGAGTTGCCCACATTGGGTTaaacatggctaaaagagaagccTTTGAAAAAGTCCAGTTGGAGTCTAAACACTATCAATTGTCTGAATGGACGCACGGATCCTACCTAGACAATGGCTAATCTGATCAACGATTGTCGGGATATAATAAATGAGtgggaagaattcaaaattttgcacgTATGTAGAGAAGGCAACAAAGTGGCGGATCTACTGGCCAGTCTGACGGTGGGCTACGTGGCGACTAAATGGTGGAGTAGTAGTGATTTATTCTCAAAAAACCTATGCAATCTGGCTCATGATGATTACGCCCACTTGCATTAATCAatgatctttaatcatgatttgatgGAGTTGATGGGGAAATGACTCCGTTTTGTTCTCCCTAACCGAAGATCTACAAACTTTAGTTGTGCCTAGATTTTCCATCTTATTGTGTGGCTCATTTTCTGCTACTATTTGGAGTCTTTTCTGATGTGGCCCATTACCTGCAATTGTTTGGAGACTTCTCTAGTGTGGCCCATTTTTAGCTACTGCTTGGAGTGTTTTCTGGTGTGGCCCATTACCTGCGATTGTTCAAAGACTTCTCTAGTGTGGCCCATTTTGTATTGTTCAACGACCCAGACTAGAAAGGGTggggacaagaaaaggaaagaaccgTCTACTTgtaagaaatggaagaaaaacaaggaagTGTGCAAGGAAATCATTGATGGGGGAATTTTCCCCGTCTTGGATAGGCTTCATGGTCGTTGTCCTCTGCTCATGGAGTCCTTTGTCAATGGATGGAAGAAAGGGTTACTGAGGGCTTATGGAGTCGAGTATAAGCTTGACAAAACCCTGGTGGCGATGGTCATTGGCCTAGCAATGAATGGCATAAGGTTCTATAGAGATGGGAAAACTGGGGATAAGGACCTAACTAATTTCTTTCACAAAGACAAGGAGCACTCTAGAGTTACCAAAATGGCTGATGGAGGCTAAAACaagaaagatcttatggctccttGGGCGGACATGGttgagttcatcatgaggtatattacacTCGATGGAAGATATGCCAAcatcttttcctatcattttaccattttgaatcattttcgacATGGTAAAATCATTTATGTTCCTTTCTATTTGTCCTCTTCTTTAGAAAATAGTCTTTAAAAACATATGGATAATCCAAACAATCCTATTCTCCATGAAGGCCTTATTGTtctcatcatggagtatgctaagaCCCTTGAAGTTTTGCCCTCTCTATCTGAGAAAGGCCAATAGACTAATATTCAGAATGTCTTTGACTcagaaatggatttggaggatagtgggtGTGCCATGCTTTTGATGACCCTAATTATAAGCCTACAAAAGAAGGGGGGATGATAGTCACCCTTGGGATGTTTAGCAGTAAGAATCCTCCCAGATGGGTGGGTAGCAAATATAAATACACCAGCAAAGTTATTTCTAAGGCTGATCCCCCTTCTATAAAGAAGAAGCTTGCAGCTAAGGACTATGGTCCGAAGAATTCATATCAGGAAATTAAAATGGATATTCCCATCAATGTCCTGCAAGAAAAACATGGGACGATGGCCAAAGAAGAGAACCATGGGATATAAAGGACTGGTAATCTGATGAACATGGTGATAGAAGCTACCAGAAGCCAGGAGAATTTTTGGAGGTTGGTGGAGagtgaaattgataccctcaaaattagggttaaggagattattgatatcttcactgccTCCACTGAGCCCAACAAATCTGaaaaactcatgattatgacccaaaaGCTCTCCTAGGACGTCGAGGTGATGAAATAAAATCGTGAACAAAGAATTAAAAAGATGGAACAATCTATGgaaaagataaagaaaaacctcaacaacctggttgacataagcaaagaagccatgaacaacactATAGAGGGGCTCGAAAAGATAAATGCCATGGTTGGGGAATACAGATCTTTCCACAATGAACCGGACAAAGATCTTGGAGGTAAAGATTTGGCtgttggagacaacaaaaccactggtCCTAGTTCCAATACCAAAAGAAGgagcagcaacaagggtacctccagatttaTTATGGAGGAACTAGAGggaatcaacaagatttccatccagaaAAACAAGCAGCTGGCGCACTCTCTTAATTGAGagtttttcttcttgtttttgtcttgttctctaTGGCTCTGTTGCTTGTGTGTCTATTTTGGGGTTCTCCATTATTTTATAGTTGGTTTATTCCTCAATAAGGCTATAATTCTATgttgtgttggcatgattggcataactattgaagatgagatgatgatggatgactgcactggtagaggaaagatgacatgatcaattatttgtgttgtcattgatggcaactactGTAAATTGATGTTTGATGATGTTTACAAATGGTTTTTGATGATTGAATTTTTGGCTGAGTGATCTGTTGTACCGTAGTtagagtttgacagtttgacagGGTTTACCGACAACACTAGGAATTAGGATATTAACTGGTAAAGCAGATATGTTTTGATGGAATCAGGTGACTGGTGACGTTTtgtgacttgtggtttgaaacataagcttttatgatagaATTAAGTATGTAATCAGAACCACACCCTACGATGGTTACTGAAAGGCATGTTTTGAGTTTATGGTGAAgctttgctagggtttaaggaatGGTGCCTACTACATTGAAGAATTTTGTTGTGACACTTACTACAACGTGTACAAGGATATAAACTACTACCATAAATAGAAAAGAGATAGAGATGCATTCTAAAATTATGGATAGTAGACAGTAGGTCAAACATATtacaaattatataaaaaattactTCTAAGAGGAAAATAATATAAGTATGGATAAGAaggtaaaaaaaatttgaaaatttttgaaACGTAGAAAACTATTTAAAAAGTAGTGTTAGAATAACATATTTTGGAGAAGAACCCTAATTTTAGATGAGCCAAAAGATGAACCTAAAAATAGATAATCACTAATATTGAGAGAAAGATTAATATAAAGAAGGAACCTAATTAACTAGAAAGGTCTAAAAGAGAAGTCAGAGttgcccacattgggttacacatggcaaAAAGAGAAGGCTTTGAAAAAGTCAAATTGGAGTCTAAACACTATCAATTGTTTGAATGGATGCACGGATCCTAGCTGGACAATGGCTAATTTAATCAAGGATTGTCAAGGATATAATAAATGAGctagaagaattcaaaattttgcacgTATACTAGGAAGGCAACAAAGCGGCGGATCTACTGGCCAATCTGACGGTGGGCTACGTGGCAACTAAATGGTGGAGTAGTATGGATTTATTCTCAAAAAAGCTATGCGATCTAGCTCATGATGATTACGCCCACTTAAGTTAGTCAatgatctttaatcatgatttgatgGAGTTGATGGGGAAACTACTCCTTTTTGTTCTCCCTAACTAAAGATCTACAAACTTTATTTGTGCCCAGATTTTTTGTCTTATTGTGTGGCTACTTTTCTGCTACTATTTGGAGTCTTTTCTGATGTGGCCCATTACTTGCAACTATTTGGAGACttctctggtgtggcccattttcaGCTACTACTTGGAGTGTTTTCTGGTGTGGTCCATTACCTGCACCTGTTTGAAGACTTCTCTACTGTGGCCAATTTTCTATTGTTCAACGACCTGAAGCATAAAGGGTGGGGACAAGAACAGGCAAGAACCATCTACTAgtaagaaatggaagaaaaacaaggcAGTGTGCAAGGAAATCATTGATGGGGGAATTGTCCCCGTCTTGGATAGGCTTCATGGCCGTTCTCCTCTGCTCATGGAGtcctttgtcaatgggtggaagaaagggttACTGAGGGCTTATGGAGCCGAGTATAAGCTTGACAAAACCCTGGTGGTGATGATCATTGGCCTAGCAACGAATGGCATAAGGTTCTATAGAGATGGGAAAACTGGGGATAAGGACCTGACTAATTTCTTTCGCAAAGACAAGGAGCACTCTAGAGTTACCAAAATGGCTAATGGAGGCTAGAACAAGAAAGATCTTATGGTTCCTTGGGTGGACATGGTTGAGTTCATCATAAGCTATATTACGCTCGATGGAAGATATGCCATcatcttttcctatcattttaccattttgaatcattttcgacATGGTAAAATCATTTATGTTCCTTTCTATTTTGCCTCTTCTTTAGAAAATACTCTTAAAAACATATGGAGAATCCAAACAATCCTATTCTCCATGAAGGGattattgtgctcatcatggagtatgctaagaCCCTTGAAGTTTTGCCCTCTCTATTTGAGAAAGGCCAACAGACTAATATTCAGAATGTCTCTGACTCAGAAACAGATTTGGAGGATAGTGGGTGTGCCATGCTTTTGATGACCCTAATTATAAGCCTGCGAAAGAAGGGGTGATGATAGTCACCCCTGGGACGTTTAGCAGTAAGAATCCTCGCAGATGGGTGGCTAGCAAATATAAATACACCAGCAAACTAATTTCTAAGGCCGATCCCCgttctaaaaagaagaagcttctAGCTAAGGACTATGGTCCAAAAAATTCATATCAGGAAATTAAAATGGACATTCCCATCAACGTCCTGAAAGAAAAACATGAGACGATGGCCAAAGAAGAGAACCATGGGATATAAAGGATTGGTAATCTGATGAACATGGTGATAGAAGCTACCAAAAGCTAGGAGAGTTGTTGGAGGTTGGTGGAGagtgaaattgataccctcaaaattagggttaaggagattattgatatcttcactggCTCCACTGAGCCCAGCAAATCTGAGAAACTCACGATTATGATCCAGAAGCTCTCCTAGGACATCGAGGTGATGAAATGAAATCGTGAACAAAGAATTAAAAAGATGGAACAATCAATGgaaaagataaagaaaaacctcaacaacctggttgacataagcaaagaagccatgaacaacactATAGAGGGGCTCGAAAAGATAAATGCCATGGTTGCGGAATACAAATCTTGGAGGTAAAGACTTGGCTattggagacaacaaaaccactggtCCTAGTTCCAATACCAGAAGAAGGAGtagcaacaagggtacctctagattcattatggaggaactagaggaaatcaacaagatttccatccagaaAAACAAGCAgctggtgcactctcttaattgagtgtttttttttttttttgtcttgttgTCTATGTCTCTGTTGCTTTCATGGCTATTTTGGGGTTCTCCCTTGTCTTACAGTTGGTTTATGTCTATTTGGCTAATGGCcaatttttgtaaaacttttggtttcgggttCATGTAAAACCCGTTTGTCTATATCATTGAATAAAGAGAGGCAAAAGTGTTGTAAGGTAATCATTGAGTAAAGAAGCATATATATCTTAGAATAAGAAGAAATGGTTAAACACATGGGAGGATTGGATTATTGAATCTAAGAAAGTAATAAAATATCTGTTATTTTCTTTCTTAGTTTTAGTGAGATCTTCCAAGTTAACTCTGATGCAAGTTGATTTTATGTAGTCAAAAAGTGATAATGCTTGATGTGTGTGCCATTAATATGTCATCCCATAGGATTCTCATTTAGATGTCTTAGATTTACTACCATGGATTTTCTAATGCCAAGGATATAGTGTGGCCATAATCAATGGAACTTCAATTTCCCTTGTTTCTTAAACATGTTATCAAATATTAGTACTAGAACCCATTGTTtgaatgtttttaatttaaaattattgccATGCCATGCTTTCTCCTTCTACCACTCAATTTTGTGCTTATACATTGTACTTTGTCTGTATTAATCTATTTAGAATAAATATTCTATCAAGTGTGCCAAAGATTGGTCATGCTCCAACCACAAAGTGAGTGTGGTGCATATGTTAAGGGCTATGACTATCAAAGGAACTCTGGCATCAATACCATAGGTGAACTAAAATTATTTGAGCTTACTTTTCCTTTTGTATAATCTTTGGTATGCCAAAAAGAATTGTATGTACTTTTACATCCCAATCTATGATGGTTTCATCACACATTTTCATTAATGCTTTGTTAATTATCTTTTTTATTAATTCAATTACTCCATTAGCTTGTGATTGATAGGGGAAATCATGTTGTGTGCTACCATAAAGTTTGTAGTAATTATTTTATCATCTTGCTTACAGGGTGTTTTTCTTGACCACTCACTATACTAAAAGGATATTGATACCTTGTAATGATATTATCATATAGGAACCTTGTGACAGTCTTTGTGGTACAATCTTTTGTGGGTTCTACCTTTGCCCTGTTTGTCAGATAAACTACTCCTCTTAGGATTAGTGTTCATTTagattagggtttagagtttatataAAATATGATTCAATTAGGCTTAGTTTTAAAGAAAGGGTTGAGTTAAAACCAAGCTAAACTTAAGGTTATAAGAAAAATTAATGTTCAAATAGGTATAGAGCTAGCTTTTAGCTAGGGTTAGGTTTGATATTCTGTTACAAGTAAAAtagagttagggttagagttaacaTTAGATCAGGCTTATAGTTTGGGCTTAAAtaagattatagttagggttaggattatagttataaATAGGGTTAATATTAGAGTAAGGGTTATGTTTAGGTCTATGGTGAGATTAAtcagggttagggatagggttcaagATCAATTAAGTGTAGGTGTAGAGTTTAATTATTGCTATGATTTAAACAAAATTAGGATAAATtagaattaaattttaattaaattcaaggttagggttaggattaaaattAGGACTAGGATTAATATTACAAATAACCACATTAAGGATATATCGGCTTAttctataaatattattaaatatatataagctagtattaGTTTTATGAATGTAAATTTATGAATCATTATTATTTTGTAATACATAAGAATATTTATAGAAAATAATTTATtgcaatcattttttattttgataaaattgtTGTCTTAAATAGTTTATCTTCACAAGAATCATTTTCTTTTTGCAACATTAAGTAATCATCTCTGCATGGAACAATATATTCGTCTATTAGAATTTttcaaaaactatttaaaaaaaaattaagctaATCAAAAGAACTTtcacatttaatttaattttctcaCTCTTTCCATGTATGTATTTAATTCTTAATATAAtgtaatgtaatataatatatatCGAATTGATCCtttattgaaaaaacaaaaaattgcatttattgttttggTTGAAATTTAAAATGATAGCACAATCAATTGTGAATTAATTTATTCTTATTAATTTGTAATTCAATAAAACATTGTTATTGCACCGTAATTTAGTCTCCTAAGAGCATTCCCAAAGGGCGTGGCCGTTGAACCTGGACAACCGTTTGCATGTATAAAGCAGGGCCGATAGTTTGAACACGCAATGTAATATAATTTACTGAACTTCTGCACATTCTGACTCGGTCTGTAAGAGTAGAGCTTCATATCTTATTTAGGAAGATTTGATAATGGATTTTATGGACGAGCTCCCTGAACAAATATTTCGAGATATCTTATTAAGAGTACCCTATAAATCTCAATCAAACATTAAGCAATTGTTAAAACCCGCCCAAGAAATGATGGATTGCTTAGAATTTTATCAAGATAGAATTAAGTTTGGGACGACTAAGAAATATATTTGTTTCCTCCAGCATGCTGGGATATCTATATACGACCCTATTGATCAATCATTGGAAATGCTCCCTCCTATTCCCACCGGATTCGAAATCTTAAGGATTTCTCAGATTCAATGTGTTAAACACAAAATCGTTTTGCTAGGCTTGGAACATGATGGCAGTTTTAGTAAAACAATTCTGATATATGATCTATTATGTAGTACATGGAAGCAAGGTGCTGAATTTCCCACTGGCAAACGTGCAGCCCTATTTGCATGTTGTGCCACGCCTCAAGGATCAATTTACATTGCAGGAGGAATTGAAGAAGATGGTTTTAACGATGAACTCTCTGATGCGGCTGTCTATAGAGTGGATGAAGACAAGTGGGAACTTCTTCCCCAGATGCAGGAAGAAATTGGCCCGTGTAGGGGTGTTTTCATTGAAGGAATGTTTTATGTCATTGGTATTTCGAATAATATAAGTCAGAGGTTTGATCGCAACACAGGAGTATGGACAACAATAGAAAATATGTCTCTGTACAATTCATGGCACGTCCAGCTTGTGTACGATTTTGCACAACTATATGCATTTGGAAGGAACGGAATGGAGAAATACGATTGGAAAGGAAATATGTGGACAAATTTCGATTTTCCTGAAGAGATTTTCTTTGTTCGTGCCACAGCATGGTGTGATAGAATTTTCGTTTGCGGATATAATAATCCTAACTTCGAATTAGGGGCCCCAGTTTTTTATATGTATAAACCTGAAGCAGCTTTCTATGATAGGTGGATTTCTCTTGACAGGCCAAGACAATTTCTGGAAATGGAAGTCATTGCTGTCGCCACGATAGAAATTTAGTATAACATATAACATGAGATAAGATGTGATTGCCCTGTAAGCTCAAGCATGAGGAAAAAGAAGTTGGAGATCGGCCCTGCCAAGCAGGAAAGGTCATAACAGGATCATCACAGCACACCATTGTGTCTGTTTCCACTATTGGTATCGGCCATCAATTAAGAAATACATTTGAGTTAAATCATATATATAATGTATGATGTAAAAAAAACCATTATCTTAATTATGGATATCTCCTCTACGAACCTTTTTTTTTATTCTAAAATGATCATCATTTATTTATAGAAAATACACATTAAATTTCATAACAATCATctctttataaaaataaaatttaaatgttaagtaacaatgaaattttttatttttaggtttttttcgttAGAATCAAACTGTACAAAGAAGTTTGTTGTCACTATATTCATGTGACATAAGAATGTGCCATCATATTTTAGCTTCGACAAAATCTACAAGCATAAAACATAAGTTTTATTTTACCAAAATTAAATAAGTTAGAACAAAAGTATTTCATCTAGAACATTAGGTATAATATCATGAATTTAGAAGCCTCGGGTTGGAATAAAAATTTCTCATTATAAAACTAattgaatttatcaataaattGACTTGCTGAAAACAGTTATCTTAATAGATATAAATCCTCATAGGAGATTTTTATTGAATATTTACATCATGAGATGTATATTTTAATTACTTAATATGTTTGTTATGGTTTGTTAATTAGAATAAAATATTTGTAGTACAAATGCTTTTTTTACTTTATTGTTAAACTCAAACTTATTTTAGAAAGTTCAATATAAAATAAAAGTGTTAGACAATAAATGGAGCATTGATGATGCTTGATATGTGA is a genomic window of Cryptomeria japonica chromosome 7, Sugi_1.0, whole genome shotgun sequence containing:
- the LOC131036440 gene encoding F-box/kelch-repeat protein At1g80440-like; its protein translation is MDFMDELPEQIFRDILLRVPYKSQSNIKQLLKPAQEMMDCLEFYQDRIKFGTTKKYICFLQHAGISIYDPIDQSLEMLPPIPTGFEILRISQIQCVKHKIVLLGLEHDGSFSKTILIYDLLCSTWKQGAEFPTGKRAALFACCATPQGSIYIAGGIEEDGFNDELSDAAVYRVDEDKWELLPQMQEEIGPCRGVFIEGMFYVIGISNNISQRFDRNTGVWTTIENMSLYNSWHVQLVYDFAQLYAFGRNGMEKYDWKGNMWTNFDFPEEIFFVRATAWCDRIFVCGYNNPNFELGAPVFYMYKPEAAFYDRWISLDRPRQFLEMEVIAVATIEI